In the genome of Acidobacteriota bacterium, one region contains:
- a CDS encoding carboxypeptidase-like regulatory domain-containing protein, with the protein MNRRASWSVAILFFVVATTLPAMAEYRGHVYDENDQPLPEASVCYLVPGGIDGICAMTDERGLWGLPDSELKEIRIKKRGYLPQVLSAVARDKPVKLFPSATLKVRVRDAATGEGLDGSTVNLLFASGRRHGPFFPNDKGLTVRTLRPGIVRVMVSADGYALPEPREIDLVAAEETEVIVELWSVDAASSN; encoded by the coding sequence ATGAACCGCCGGGCGTCATGGTCCGTCGCGATCCTGTTCTTCGTTGTCGCGACGACGCTGCCGGCAATGGCCGAGTATCGCGGCCACGTCTACGACGAAAACGACCAACCGCTCCCCGAGGCGTCCGTCTGTTACCTGGTACCGGGTGGCATCGACGGCATCTGTGCGATGACCGACGAACGCGGTCTCTGGGGACTGCCCGATAGCGAGCTGAAGGAGATCCGTATCAAGAAGCGCGGCTACCTACCCCAGGTGCTGTCGGCGGTTGCGCGGGACAAGCCGGTCAAGCTGTTCCCCTCGGCGACACTCAAGGTGAGGGTCCGAGACGCGGCCACGGGCGAAGGGCTGGACGGAAGCACCGTCAACCTGCTATTCGCGAGCGGCCGGCGCCATGGCCCCTTCTTTCCCAATGACAAGGGGCTGACGGTGCGCACGCTTCGTCCCGGGATCGTACGCGTGATGGTTTCGGCCGACGGGTATGCCCTGCCAGAACCCCGTGAGATCGACCTCGTGGCGGCGGAAGAGACGGAAGTCATCGTCGAACTATGGTCGGTGGACGCTGCCAGCTCTAACTGA
- a CDS encoding NADH-quinone oxidoreductase subunit I, with the protein MKVNRVRPTLWHRLYFPAILAGLVVTLKHMFMKKDTMQYPETKRELGERYRGVPVLVKDQDGREKCVGCYMCQWVCPPRAISIEAAEISSDSDQHQIEKYPEKFDINMLRCIYCGLCEEACPEEAIFMSKTYAVTGYSRDLMIFDKEKLYELGGERQDDINKWSPENKGAKSRSHVAGDTIAASTAGSH; encoded by the coding sequence ATGAAGGTTAATCGTGTTCGTCCGACGCTCTGGCATCGGCTCTACTTCCCGGCGATCCTGGCCGGGTTGGTCGTGACGCTGAAGCATATGTTCATGAAAAAGGACACGATGCAGTACCCGGAGACCAAGCGTGAACTGGGAGAACGTTATCGTGGCGTACCGGTTCTCGTCAAGGACCAGGACGGCCGCGAGAAGTGTGTCGGTTGCTACATGTGTCAGTGGGTCTGTCCGCCACGCGCCATCTCGATCGAGGCGGCCGAGATTTCCAGCGACAGCGACCAACATCAAATCGAGAAGTACCCCGAGAAATTCGACATCAACATGTTGCGCTGCATCTACTGCGGTCTTTGTGAGGAGGCCTGCCCCGAGGAGGCGATCTTCATGTCGAAGACCTACGCGGTCACGGGTTACAGCCGGGATCTGATGATCTTCGACAAAGAGAAACTCTACGAGCTAGGTGGCGAGCGACAAGACGACATCAATAAGTGGTCCCCGGAGAACAAGGGCGCAAAGAGCCGGTCTCACGTCGCTGGCGACACGATCGCGGCGTCGACGGCGGGCTCCCATTGA